The Penaeus vannamei isolate JL-2024 chromosome 13, ASM4276789v1, whole genome shotgun sequence genome window below encodes:
- the LOC113802562 gene encoding cuticle protein CP14.6, whose product MTRHGGGCRPGGLYKLEGHGTWHQCLATALNMKLLIVLCLAAAAAAAPGYVDADSSEREAAILRDDRVHGDDGRYNVDVETENGISLSQSGSPEGNNGAIIKAGQYTYTAPDGTVVSVKFVANENGFQPESDHLPVAPEFPHPIPEFVLRQIAFAAEQEAARARGEVSRSYNTPDDD is encoded by the exons ATGACTAGGCACGGTGGTGGCTGCAGGCCTGGGGGACTATATAAGCTTGAGGGGCATGGCACCTGGCATCAGTGTCTCGCTACAGCACTCAACATGAAGCTC CTGATCGTCCTCTgtctggccgccgccgccgccgccgctccgggCTACGTCGACGCGGACAGTTCCGAGAGGGAAGCAGCCATCCTGAGGGATGACCGCGTTCACGGAGATGACGGGAGGTACAACGTCGACGTCGAGACGGAGAATggcatctccctctcccagtctggCTCTCCCGAGGGCAACAACGGCGCGATCATCAAGGCTGGCCAGTATAC CTACACCGCTCCTGACGGTACTGTCGTCTCCGTCAAGTTCGTCGCCAACGAGAACGGTTTCCAGCCCGAGTCCGACCACCTGCCCGTGGcccccgagttcccccacccgatccccgaATTCGTCCTCAGGCAGATCGCATTCGCCGCCGAGCAGGAGGCTGCCCGCGCCCGTGGGGAAGTCTCCCGCTCCTACAACACTCCTGACGACGATTAA